Part of the Bacillus sp. THAF10 genome is shown below.
CTACTGCGGAGTGGGAACCATTGGGCTATGGCTTGCAGAAAAAGCTGGAGAAGTACGGGGCATGGACACCATCCCTGAATCCATCGAAGATGCAAAGAAAAACGCTGCCGATCACGGCTACACCAACATGACCTATGTCACTGGCAAAGCTGAAAAATGGCTACCGCGCTGGGTAAAAGAAGGCTGGCGACCAGATACCATCGTTGTCGATCCACCGCGTACAGGGTTGGATGAGACATTTATGAAAACCGTGTTGGATGTGCAACCGAAAAGATTAGTGTATGTTTCCTGTAATCCATCTACACTGGCGAAGGATATCCAGTTTATGAGTAAAAAATATAAAGTAGAGTGGCTACAGCCAGTGGATATGTTTCCGCAGACTGCGCATGTTGAAGTAGTATGCCAGTTAATTTTAAAAGAAGAAGCAGGTCCCCGATAACCCGGGAAAACCTGCTTCTTTTTAATTGTTGGAGGGCACTTAGGTAATGTATGACCGGAGTGCCATTATTTTTATATAGACTCGGTTAATCGGTCGATGTAAAATTTAATAGGTTTATTCTTCAAATGTTTGAATTTGATGGCTGTTTGAGTTATTGACCATTTGAAAAGCGATATGCTAAAATTTTATATGAAATTGATTATTATTATCAATAAGTGTGAGAATTTTTGGTGCATCAATGAGATGATGCTATTTTACATTTCAAGTGTAGCATCTTCAAGATATAGTGGCTGGACATTATAATAGTTTGTCAGATAGATAGAAACTGTTTGAGCTAACAAGATTTTCACACAGATTTGAATGATGGAAAGGATGTAAAAGGATGACGAATATAGAGAAATATAGAAATGCATTTATCGATGCGCTGGACTTGGAAGAAAGTGAGGTAAGTGAGGATTTAGAACTTGGAGCGACAAGAGAGTGGGATTCCATTGGACATATGGGAC
Proteins encoded:
- a CDS encoding acyl carrier protein; translation: MTNIEKYRNAFIDALDLEESEVSEDLELGATREWDSIGHMGLISEMEDVFDVSIDSELITEFNSYLSGIELLTRLGVDFINE